The Lineus longissimus chromosome 2, tnLinLong1.2, whole genome shotgun sequence genome window below encodes:
- the LOC135483569 gene encoding protein CUSTOS-like, whose amino-acid sequence MSCITSSSNDSDSDSSNAEENYRLKEAAVDVVPNMLTFEAARQSSNIHAQQHGTLPPSLRTTSVEVNEDPHDLNTTPEFRAHVAKKLTQILDKSVDVIQTVGVSLGRTSESEQSCSKSSESESPGVKLFATSNQTVAAVFASEIPAKRKLKRPPSSSDSNSDEEMAKFASAAVSGKDILKQAKETPMWMNKVGSDRTETTGNKIDEKELARNPVGNVNGHSNETGTFHAGVEINVKKKKKRKKKLKGGSETQSACRGLERDTVRLIGNESVADKDTKKMKTKCEFADDSGSCSETADSLKVGVLVGEDDSHKFGAKKKLTLDVERSESAACHKNMYGKKKKCKHRHSEKM is encoded by the exons ATGTCTTGCATAACAAGCAGCAGCAATGATTCCGACAGTGACAGTTCTAATGCTGAAGAAAATTACCGGCTTAAAGAAGCTGCCGTTGATGTGGTTCCCAATATGCTAACTTTTGAGG CTGCAAGACAGTCCAGCAACATTCATGCACAACAACATGGAACACTACCACCCTCCCTGAG AACAACCTCTGTGGAGGTAAATGAAGATCCACATGACTTGAACACAACTCCTGAATTCAGAGCACATGTTGCCAAGAAACTTACACAGATCCTTGACAA GTCAGTTGACGTGATCCAGACAGTTGGCGTTTCACTCGGCAGGACTTCAGAGTCTGAACAAAGCTGCAGCAAAAGCAGTGAATCAG aaagtCCTGGTGTGAAGCTCTTTGCAACCTCTAATCAGACTGTTGCTGCTGTGTTTGCTTCTGAAATTCCAGCcaagagaaaattgaaaagacCACCAAGCAGCTCGGACAGCAACTCTGATGAAGAAATGGCGAAATTTGCCTCGGCAGCTGTGTCAGGGAAAGACATATTGAAGCAAGCCAAGGAGACTCCTATGTGGATGAACAAAGTTGGATCAGATCGGACTGAGACTACTGGAAATAAAATTGATGAGAAAGAATTAGCTCGAAATCCAGTTGGAAATGTCAATGGTCATTCTAATGAAACAGGGACATTTCATGCTGGAGTAGAAATTAATgttaagaaaaagaagaagaggaagaagaaactTAAGGGGGGGTCTGAAACACAATCTGCATGTAGAGGACTAGAAAGGGATACTGTGCGTTTGATAGGAAATGAAAGTGTGGCTGATAAAGacaccaagaaaatgaaaacaaaatgtgAGTTTGCTGATGACAGTGGTTCATGTTCTGAAACTGCAGATAGTTTGAAAGTGGGTGTATTGGTGGGGGAGGATGATAGCCATAAATTTGGTGCTAAAAAGAAGCTAACATTGGACGTTGAAAGGTCAGAAAGTGCTGCATGTCACAAGAACATGTATGGTAAAAAGAAGAAATGTAAACATCGGCACAGTGAAAAAATGTGA
- the LOC135503073 gene encoding transmembrane protein 248-like isoform X1: MVKMKLTPIENLKSFATNRPPLMIFMICMSAFAIILVSLAYIIKVNEIKNHDLSQDWNVFLESFSELQFCVTGNATDPNSPPQVTEKTPEKVDVVIKGAADKHANKQLVVQNKPANANATEENRTSDIIFENTRNYSVSLLITIHPSSDFLRIPHNVTHLYGTVTGDQLGLRGAALNQEVNITFALPFDWNSTKCDKEGKCDPVQIYTCVNFQAAPSVFPVTRKPLGCYGVNETGVEYHAHLEAHKDLSFFNYYRCKSQTKIRVHYDLNPTLTVMLSLHDRSLINLHLMHTSYFLFVMVVTMFCYALLKGRPSKPKYQLVPREDEEHSSTAL, from the exons ATG GTCAAGATGAAGCTGACACCAATAGAGAACCTGAAGAGTTTTGCAACCAATCGTCCTCCTCTCATGATCTTCATGATCTGCATGAGTGCTTTTGCCATCATATTGGTATCGCTAGCATATATAATAAAAGTAAATGAAATCAAGAATCATGACTTGTCACAG GATTGGAACGTTTTCCTAGAAAGCTTTTCTGAACTCCAGTTCTGTGTCACTGGCAATGCAACAGATCCAAACAGTCCACCACAGGTCACAGAAAAAACTCCAGAGAAGGTTGATGTCGTCATAAAAGGTGCAGCTGATAAACATGCGAATAAGCAGCTAGTCGTCCAGAACAAACCTGCCAATGCTAATGCTACCGAAGAAAATCGAACTTCTGATATTATCTTTGAAAATACCAG GAATTACTCTGTGTCGCTACTTATAACGATACATCCTTCATCAGACTTTCTTCGCATTCCTCACAATGTGACACATTTATATGGAACAGTCACTGGAGATCAATTAGGTCTTCGTG GTGCAGCCTTGAATCAAGAAGTGAACATCACGTTCGCCTTGCCATTCGACTGGAACTCTACCAAATGTGATAAAGAGGGGAAATGTGATCCTGTTCAAATTTACACATGCGTGAACTTTCAAGCTGCACCGTCAGTTTTTCCTGTCACCAG gaaaccTCTTGGTTGCTATGGTGTGAATGAGACGGGGGTTGAATACCATGCCCATCTCGAGGCCCACAAAGACCTGTCCTTCTTCAACTACTACAGATGTAAATCGCAAACAAAGATACGAGTACACTATGATTTGAATCCAACACTCACTGTTATGCTTTCTTTG CATGATCGCTCGTTGATCAACCTCCATCTCATGCATACGAGTTACTTCCTATTTGTGATGGTGGTGACAATGTTCTGCTATGCCCTCCTGAAGGGAAGACCATCCAAACCAAAGTACCAATTAGTGCCCAGAGAG GATGAAGAGCATTCGTCTACTGCATTATAG
- the LOC135503073 gene encoding transmembrane protein 248-like isoform X2, translating into MKLTPIENLKSFATNRPPLMIFMICMSAFAIILVSLAYIIKVNEIKNHDLSQDWNVFLESFSELQFCVTGNATDPNSPPQVTEKTPEKVDVVIKGAADKHANKQLVVQNKPANANATEENRTSDIIFENTRNYSVSLLITIHPSSDFLRIPHNVTHLYGTVTGDQLGLRGAALNQEVNITFALPFDWNSTKCDKEGKCDPVQIYTCVNFQAAPSVFPVTRKPLGCYGVNETGVEYHAHLEAHKDLSFFNYYRCKSQTKIRVHYDLNPTLTVMLSLHDRSLINLHLMHTSYFLFVMVVTMFCYALLKGRPSKPKYQLVPREDEEHSSTAL; encoded by the exons ATGAAGCTGACACCAATAGAGAACCTGAAGAGTTTTGCAACCAATCGTCCTCCTCTCATGATCTTCATGATCTGCATGAGTGCTTTTGCCATCATATTGGTATCGCTAGCATATATAATAAAAGTAAATGAAATCAAGAATCATGACTTGTCACAG GATTGGAACGTTTTCCTAGAAAGCTTTTCTGAACTCCAGTTCTGTGTCACTGGCAATGCAACAGATCCAAACAGTCCACCACAGGTCACAGAAAAAACTCCAGAGAAGGTTGATGTCGTCATAAAAGGTGCAGCTGATAAACATGCGAATAAGCAGCTAGTCGTCCAGAACAAACCTGCCAATGCTAATGCTACCGAAGAAAATCGAACTTCTGATATTATCTTTGAAAATACCAG GAATTACTCTGTGTCGCTACTTATAACGATACATCCTTCATCAGACTTTCTTCGCATTCCTCACAATGTGACACATTTATATGGAACAGTCACTGGAGATCAATTAGGTCTTCGTG GTGCAGCCTTGAATCAAGAAGTGAACATCACGTTCGCCTTGCCATTCGACTGGAACTCTACCAAATGTGATAAAGAGGGGAAATGTGATCCTGTTCAAATTTACACATGCGTGAACTTTCAAGCTGCACCGTCAGTTTTTCCTGTCACCAG gaaaccTCTTGGTTGCTATGGTGTGAATGAGACGGGGGTTGAATACCATGCCCATCTCGAGGCCCACAAAGACCTGTCCTTCTTCAACTACTACAGATGTAAATCGCAAACAAAGATACGAGTACACTATGATTTGAATCCAACACTCACTGTTATGCTTTCTTTG CATGATCGCTCGTTGATCAACCTCCATCTCATGCATACGAGTTACTTCCTATTTGTGATGGTGGTGACAATGTTCTGCTATGCCCTCCTGAAGGGAAGACCATCCAAACCAAAGTACCAATTAGTGCCCAGAGAG GATGAAGAGCATTCGTCTACTGCATTATAG
- the LOC135503076 gene encoding max-binding protein MNT-like has protein sequence MSLSTLLEAAEFLDDGTPTRDEKSPDFHPYAKTSRHSRKRKSSILNNNEANDEEMSEDGGEKRRAGGAGTREVHNKLEKNRRAHLKECFELLKEHIPSMEDKKISNLAILRSSLRYIQILKRKEKEFEQDMQRLAGEKIRYQENILTLKRDLQQLNIDFDLNSFVQAVADQERDTNSTSTASEGCSPIVSEDEDSGNLKRKTPSKSTPTFYTTGFSSSASGISKSVTSTALTTVTKTTASIGAVPVTSQQTVKTQVAQLLQRQISQRAQAQQQQQKQQQLPAIQPGPGPGPAVITLPNPGAPPHLTIPASSVRIPFHIQEVIAKAIAAGESVQVAASATGETVQVGPAATVEMVQVAPSATGETVHLAPSGTITKAPVTTSTALMTGTTTASAVPVQVPWQIKTEPGIQLPMQIQTNPRVQAPLQNKTESGLTNTASVVKPGPGVFTLVAHNPVKLESQPVTTQVSTVGTPVTMLSTAQVAGITSQAASNPTSTLKQILAPGTQILTPGNHLSAISQMVQQAIAQQQLQQQQQHSSIKTSPGSQTVAGTNQVIATLPQGLTSVSNMGNLTQFLAPITVMTPTMVQLNQNTSQPQLNNVQSFIKTVGGIPTLIQQPFLQGIQQVGGQVFKPVIMVTMPTVVAANVASPAVTSIPSSSAPSTVQLAVSVPRTTS, from the exons ATGAGTCTGTCAACGTTGTTGGAAGCCGCAGAGTTCTTGGACGATGGAACACCAACACGTG ATGAGAAATCTCCAGATTTTCATCCTTACGCCAAGACAAGCCGTCACTCCCGTAAGCGCAAGTCTTCAATTCTGAATAACAACGAGGCGAACGACGAGGAAATGTCTGAAGACGGCGGAGAAAAGAGACGAGCGGGAGG GGCTGGGACCAGAGAGGTACACAACAAACTAGAGAAAAACCG ACGAGCACATCTGAAAGAATGCTTTGAACTTCTGAAAGAACACATTCCAAGCATGGAGGACAAGAAGATCTCCAATCTAGCTATCCTGAGGAGCTCCCTTAGGTACATCCAG ATTTTGAAGAGGAAAGAAAAGGAGTTTGAGCAGGATATGCAGCGTCTTGCTGGAGAAAAAATCCGCTACCAAGAGAATATTCTCACCCTAAAACGAGATCTTCAGCAGTTGAATATCGACTTTGACTTGAATAGTTTTGTTCAGGCAGTTGCTGATCAGGAGCGTGATACCAATTCAACATCTACTGCATCAG AAGGTTGCAGTCCAATTGTAAGTGAAGATGAGGATTCAGGAAACCTCAAGCGGAAAACCCCTTCAAAGAGTACACCCACATTCTATACCACTGGCTTTTCATCTTCTGCAAGTGGCATTTCCAAGTCGGTCACTAGCACAGCACTAACAACAG TGACAAAGACCACTGCTAGTATTGGTGCAGTACCAGTGACATCACAACAAACGGTGAAAACTCAGGTGGCTCAGTTATTACAGCGCCAGATTTCCCAGAGAGCACAGGcacaacaacagcagcagaaGCAACAGCAATTACCTGCCATACAACCtggaccaggaccaggaccag CGGTTATAACTCTACCGAATCCAGGAGCACCACCTCACTTGACCATTCCAGCATCTTCAGTGCGGATACCTTTTCACATCCAGGAAGTCATCGCAAAGGCTATAGCAGCGGGTGAATCCGTACAAGTAGCGGCCTCAGCAACGGGTGAAACGGTACAAGTTGGACCAGCAGCAACGGTTGAAATGGTACAAGTAGCACCCTCAGCAACAGGAGAAACGGTACATTTAGCGCCCTCAGGAACAATAACTAAAGCTCCAGTTACGACTAGTACTGCGTTAATGACAGGCACAACAACGGCATCTGCCGTTCCTGTGCAAGTACCATGGCAAATAAAGACAGAACCTGGGATACAGTTACCAATGCAGATTCAAACCAATCCAAGAGTACAGGCACCGCTGCAAAATAAGACTGAATCCGGGTTAACGAACACTGCTTCAGTTGTGAAGCCAGGACCTGGTGTTTTTACCCTGGTGGCACACAATCCTGTGAAACTGGAATCACAACCTGTGACAACTCAAGTCAGTACTGTTGGGACACCAGTTACCATGTTGTCGACAGCACAGGTTGCCGGTATCACTTCACAGGCAGCTAGTAATCCGACAAGCACTTTGAAGCAGATCTTGGCTCCTGGGACGCAGATCCTCACGCCTGGGAACCATCTTTCCGCCATCAGTCAGATGGTCCAACAGGCAATAGCACAGCAACagctacaacaacaacagcagcacaGTTCCATCAAGACGAGTCCTGGCTCACAAACTGTGGCTGGGACGAATCAGGTGATTGCTACTCTACCACAAGGACTGACTTCTGTGTCCAATATGGGCAACTTGACACAGTTCCTTGCACCAATTACTGTCATGACACCAACAATGGTTCAGCTCAACCAGAACACTTCACAGCCACAACTTAATAATGTGCAGTCATTCATCAAAACTGTGGGAGGAATTCCAACGCTCATTCAACAGCCATTCTTACAAGGAATACAACAGGTTGGTGGGCAGGTTTTCAAGCCGGTCATTATGGTCACCATGCCAACGGTTGTTGCAGCAAATGTAGCCAGCCCTGCTGTGACAAGTATTCCTTCATCAAGTGCTCCTTCGACAGTGCAGCTGGCTGTATCAGTCCCAAGGACCACATCATGA